A DNA window from Thermus tengchongensis contains the following coding sequences:
- a CDS encoding arsenate reductase ArsC — protein MRLLVLCTHNSARSQMAEGWLRHWAKEMGVDLEVHSAGTEKTLVKEEAKRVMAEVGIDLTGHFSKTLFELPDPWNFHLVLTVCDAAKEACPAYPAKTAKRHVSFPDPSGKPLEEWRRVRDALGRMARHLVENLKVGRIPTDEELEEAAR, from the coding sequence ATGCGCCTTTTGGTTCTCTGCACCCACAACTCCGCCCGTAGCCAGATGGCGGAGGGCTGGCTCCGGCACTGGGCCAAGGAAATGGGAGTGGACCTCGAGGTCCACTCCGCCGGCACCGAGAAGACCCTCGTCAAGGAGGAGGCCAAGCGGGTGATGGCCGAGGTGGGGATTGACCTTACGGGGCACTTCTCCAAAACCCTTTTTGAGCTCCCCGATCCCTGGAACTTCCACCTGGTCCTCACCGTGTGCGATGCCGCTAAGGAAGCCTGCCCCGCCTACCCCGCCAAGACGGCAAAGCGCCATGTTTCCTTCCCCGACCCCTCGGGAAAACCCCTGGAGGAGTGGCGCAGGGTGCGGGACGCCCTCGGGCGCATGGCCCGCCACCTGGTGGAAAACCTGAAAGTGGGGCGCATCCCCACAGACGAGGAACTGGAGGAAGCTGCAAGGTAG
- a CDS encoding PSP1 domain-containing protein, whose amino-acid sequence MTVGVRLHADLRKARTPVLRYFRFQGDPPPLEAYVVVRTSRGLEMGKVRTPPRKEKEAGEVVRLATKEDLDLASRLRAKAEEAAFYLRARLQEEGVRAKVLGCDFTLDGRHLSVHYAAEERVNLKRFTRELSERFGARVEFLAEGPREEAAYLGTLGACGMESCCSTWLQGFAQVSIKLARDQQLPLNPEKISGPCGRLLCCLAYEHPVYQELLAELPRRNARVCTKGGVCGKVQKVNPLKGTVELLLEEGKAVEVSKEDLA is encoded by the coding sequence ATGACCGTGGGCGTTCGTCTGCACGCCGATCTGCGCAAAGCCCGCACCCCCGTCCTGCGCTATTTCCGCTTCCAAGGGGATCCCCCACCCCTGGAGGCGTATGTGGTGGTGCGCACCAGCCGGGGCCTGGAGATGGGCAAGGTGCGCACCCCGCCCCGCAAGGAGAAGGAGGCCGGAGAGGTGGTGCGCCTGGCCACCAAGGAGGATCTGGACCTGGCCTCGAGGCTCCGGGCCAAGGCGGAGGAGGCCGCCTTTTACCTGCGGGCCCGCCTTCAGGAAGAGGGGGTGAGGGCCAAGGTCCTGGGGTGCGACTTCACCCTGGATGGCCGACACCTTTCCGTGCACTACGCCGCGGAGGAGCGGGTGAACCTCAAGCGCTTTACCCGGGAGCTTTCCGAGCGGTTCGGGGCCCGGGTGGAGTTTTTGGCTGAAGGCCCCCGGGAGGAGGCCGCCTACCTGGGCACCCTGGGGGCCTGCGGGATGGAGTCCTGCTGCTCCACCTGGCTCCAGGGCTTCGCCCAGGTCTCCATCAAGCTGGCCCGGGACCAGCAGCTGCCCCTGAACCCTGAGAAGATCTCGGGTCCTTGCGGACGGCTCCTTTGCTGCCTGGCTTACGAGCATCCCGTGTACCAGGAACTTTTGGCGGAGCTTCCCCGGAGGAATGCCCGGGTCTGCACCAAGGGGGGGGTCTGCGGCAAGGTGCAGAAGGTGAATCCCTTGAAGGGGACGGTGGAGCTCCTCCTGGAGGAGGGAAAGGCGGTGGAGGTGTCCAAGGAGGATCTGGCCTGA
- the thrS gene encoding threonine--tRNA ligase: MVVYLPDGKALEVPEGATAWDVARAIGPGLAKAAVGALVNGEVYDLLKPLPPGAQVRILTEKDPEYQLLFRHTLAHVLAQAVKEFFAEKGYDPESVRLGVGPVIEKGFYYDIDAPEPISDEDLPAIEEKMRAIIAKDLPMRRFVLPREVALSRYQGKDPYKTELILDLPEGEEISFYQQGDEAYGFTDLCRGPHVPSTGRIPPHFKLTHVAGAYWRGDERRPMLQRVYGVAFRTAEELKEYLWQLEEAKRRDHRRLGRELELFLIDPMVGKGLVLWLPKGNVIREELMAFMREEQIRRGYQLVTTPHIGSLELYRTSGHYPYYAESQFPPISFKERGEEEEYLLKPMNCPHHIRIYAFKKRSYRELPLRIAEFGTVYRYEKAGELLGLTRVRGFTQDDAHLFCTPEQVKAEFLGVLDLVLKVFATLGLKDFRARIGTRDPKSDKYVGDEAKWTLAERQIEEAALEAGLHYTVEEGDAAFYGPKLDFVVKDALGREWQLGTIQVDYNLPERFGLTYVGPDGQEHRPVMIHRAPFGSLERFIGILIEHFAGNFPLWLAPVQMVVVPVSEKQEDYAKEVVFRLKEAGLRAEADLRPERMQARIRDAELQKVPYVLVVGDREKAEGTVSVRRRLKGNLGSMPLATFLEAAFKEYKERLLEPAF; this comes from the coding sequence ATGGTGGTCTACCTGCCGGATGGGAAGGCCCTCGAGGTCCCCGAGGGCGCCACCGCTTGGGACGTGGCCCGGGCCATAGGCCCAGGGTTGGCCAAGGCGGCCGTGGGGGCCTTGGTGAACGGGGAGGTCTACGACCTGCTAAAGCCCCTCCCGCCCGGGGCCCAGGTCCGGATCCTCACGGAAAAGGACCCCGAGTACCAGCTCCTTTTCCGCCACACCCTGGCCCACGTGCTGGCCCAGGCGGTGAAGGAGTTCTTCGCCGAAAAGGGTTACGACCCGGAAAGCGTGCGGCTTGGGGTGGGGCCGGTGATCGAAAAGGGCTTCTACTACGACATCGACGCCCCCGAGCCCATCTCCGACGAAGACCTCCCCGCCATAGAGGAAAAGATGCGGGCCATCATCGCCAAAGACCTTCCCATGCGCCGCTTTGTGCTTCCCAGAGAGGTGGCCCTTTCCCGCTATCAGGGCAAGGACCCCTACAAAACCGAGCTCATCCTGGACCTTCCCGAGGGCGAGGAGATCAGCTTTTACCAGCAAGGGGACGAGGCCTACGGCTTCACCGATCTCTGCCGCGGGCCTCATGTGCCCTCCACGGGCCGCATTCCCCCCCACTTCAAGCTCACCCACGTGGCCGGGGCCTACTGGCGGGGGGACGAGAGAAGGCCCATGCTCCAGCGGGTCTACGGGGTGGCCTTCCGCACCGCCGAGGAGCTAAAGGAATACCTTTGGCAGCTGGAGGAGGCCAAAAGGCGGGACCACCGCCGCCTGGGGCGGGAGCTGGAGCTTTTCCTGATAGACCCCATGGTGGGCAAGGGCCTGGTGCTTTGGCTTCCCAAGGGGAACGTGATCCGCGAGGAGCTCATGGCCTTCATGCGGGAGGAGCAGATCCGGCGGGGCTACCAGCTGGTCACCACCCCCCATATCGGGAGCCTCGAGCTTTACCGCACCAGCGGCCACTACCCCTACTATGCGGAAAGCCAGTTCCCTCCCATCAGCTTCAAGGAAAGGGGCGAGGAGGAGGAGTACCTCTTAAAGCCCATGAACTGTCCCCACCACATCCGCATCTACGCCTTTAAGAAGCGCTCCTACCGCGAGCTTCCCCTGAGGATCGCCGAATTCGGCACCGTCTACCGCTACGAGAAGGCGGGGGAGCTTCTGGGCCTCACCCGGGTGCGGGGCTTCACCCAGGACGACGCCCACCTCTTCTGCACCCCGGAGCAAGTGAAGGCGGAGTTCTTGGGGGTCCTGGACCTGGTGCTGAAGGTCTTCGCCACCTTGGGCCTCAAGGACTTCCGCGCCCGCATCGGCACCCGGGACCCCAAAAGCGACAAGTACGTGGGGGATGAAGCCAAGTGGACCTTGGCGGAAAGGCAGATTGAGGAGGCGGCCCTGGAAGCTGGCCTCCACTACACGGTGGAGGAAGGGGATGCCGCCTTTTATGGCCCCAAGCTGGACTTCGTGGTGAAGGACGCTCTGGGAAGGGAGTGGCAGCTTGGCACCATCCAGGTGGACTACAACCTCCCCGAGCGCTTCGGCCTCACCTATGTGGGGCCGGACGGCCAGGAGCACCGCCCGGTCATGATCCACCGCGCCCCCTTTGGCTCCTTGGAGCGCTTCATCGGCATCCTCATCGAGCACTTCGCCGGAAACTTTCCCCTCTGGCTCGCCCCGGTGCAGATGGTGGTGGTGCCGGTTTCGGAAAAACAGGAGGACTACGCCAAGGAGGTGGTCTTTAGGCTCAAGGAAGCGGGCCTCAGGGCCGAGGCCGACCTCCGCCCCGAGCGCATGCAGGCCCGTATCCGCGACGCTGAGCTGCAGAAAGTGCCCTATGTCCTGGTGGTGGGGGACAGGGAAAAGGCCGAGGGCACGGTTAGCGTCCGCAGGCGGCTGAAGGGGAACCTGGGAAGCATGCCCCTGGCCACCTTCCTGGAGGCCGCCTTTAAGGAATACAAGGAACGCCTTTTGGAGCCAGCCTTCTGA
- a CDS encoding metallophosphoesterase family protein, translating into MRYLVLSDIHGNWPALQAVLEAAPSFDGVLFLGDAVGYYPDGDRVLDWLMEVGAQCVLGNHDAWLLALDRLPKEGVVLEILAWQRARLSPRHLDFLASWPWQKEVEGALLVHGSPCDPLEYLDGLELARQAFACTDHRLTFHGHTHLAGAFLELSGPRPWVRYQRLAEGGELILPPTVRALVNPGSVGQPRDHVPGAAFALWEGDGITFFRVGYNLDQVAQRLAEEGFPPWLYTRLTLGE; encoded by the coding sequence GTGCGCTACCTGGTCCTCTCCGACATCCACGGAAACTGGCCCGCCTTGCAGGCGGTCCTCGAGGCGGCCCCTTCTTTTGATGGGGTGCTCTTCCTGGGGGATGCGGTGGGCTACTATCCGGATGGGGACCGGGTACTGGACTGGCTTATGGAGGTGGGGGCCCAGTGCGTCTTGGGCAACCACGATGCCTGGCTTCTGGCCCTGGACCGGTTGCCCAAGGAGGGGGTGGTCCTGGAGATCCTGGCCTGGCAACGGGCGAGGCTTTCCCCCAGGCACCTGGACTTCCTTGCCTCCTGGCCTTGGCAAAAGGAGGTGGAGGGGGCGCTTCTGGTCCACGGCAGCCCCTGCGATCCCCTGGAGTACCTGGATGGGTTGGAGCTGGCCCGCCAGGCCTTCGCCTGTACGGACCACCGCCTCACCTTCCACGGGCACACCCATCTGGCCGGGGCCTTTCTGGAGCTTTCCGGACCCCGCCCCTGGGTGCGCTACCAGCGCCTGGCCGAAGGGGGTGAGCTGATCCTTCCCCCCACGGTGCGGGCCTTGGTCAACCCGGGTTCGGTGGGCCAGCCCCGCGACCACGTGCCGGGGGCGGCCTTTGCCCTGTGGGAGGGGGACGGGATCACCTTTTTCCGGGTGGGGTACAACCTGGACCAAGTGGCCCAGCGCCTGGCGGAGGAGGGGTTTCCCCCATGGCTCTACACCCGCCTGACCCTTGGGGAATAA
- a CDS encoding MFS transporter, which translates to MWKGPREGRSSILTILDLRDRNYRLAVLNGWLVWLGDTFLNPNIVLTSFAAKLGAPGALIGLLPALLQAGGMVPQAFLAPHVARFPRKIVLYRKVAALRLSGVILMALATFFLGPWPHLLLAGFLAGLLLNALFTGVSSLPFWEVVAKTTPPARRAALFSARNLVGGLLAFLGGFGVREILALPLPFPLPYALLFTLGALAFGTGWYLFGLTQEPEEPPREERLDLRLPLRNAGFRRYLRVRVLLGLAGMAEPFYAVYAVRTLGQGQELGLYLSLYALSFTLSNLLWARLAERGSKTVLQAGAFLALLAPLLALLLPRHLFGLVFLLQGAYLAALGLSTTTYLLNLAPPEERSAFIGLANTVAGAFAFATVLGGWVADSLGFSGLFLLAASFYAWAFYAGRKLPHEG; encoded by the coding sequence ATGTGGAAGGGCCCAAGGGAAGGAAGAAGCAGCATCCTCACCATCTTAGACCTCCGGGACCGCAATTACCGCCTGGCGGTGCTCAACGGCTGGCTGGTGTGGCTGGGGGATACCTTCTTGAACCCCAACATCGTCCTCACCAGCTTCGCCGCCAAGCTGGGGGCCCCTGGGGCCCTGATCGGCCTCCTCCCCGCCTTGCTGCAGGCCGGGGGCATGGTCCCCCAGGCCTTCCTAGCCCCCCACGTGGCCCGCTTTCCCCGCAAGATCGTGCTCTACCGGAAGGTGGCGGCCCTAAGGCTTTCCGGGGTGATCCTCATGGCCTTGGCCACCTTCTTCCTGGGTCCTTGGCCCCACCTCCTCCTTGCGGGCTTCCTCGCGGGCCTTCTCCTAAATGCCCTCTTCACCGGAGTTTCCAGCCTCCCCTTCTGGGAGGTGGTGGCCAAGACCACGCCCCCGGCAAGGCGCGCCGCCCTTTTCTCCGCCCGCAACCTCGTGGGGGGGCTCTTGGCCTTTCTGGGGGGGTTCGGGGTCCGGGAGATCCTCGCCCTTCCCCTCCCCTTCCCCCTCCCCTACGCCCTCCTCTTCACCCTGGGAGCCTTGGCCTTCGGCACGGGCTGGTACCTTTTCGGCCTCACCCAGGAACCTGAGGAACCCCCCCGGGAGGAGCGCCTGGACCTCCGCCTGCCTCTAAGGAATGCGGGTTTTCGCCGCTACCTGCGGGTGCGGGTGCTTTTGGGCCTGGCGGGGATGGCCGAGCCCTTCTACGCGGTCTATGCGGTGCGCACCCTAGGGCAAGGGCAGGAACTTGGCCTTTACCTCTCCCTTTACGCCCTTTCCTTCACCCTTTCCAACCTGCTCTGGGCCAGGCTAGCGGAGCGGGGCTCCAAGACAGTGCTTCAAGCTGGGGCTTTTCTGGCCCTCCTCGCCCCCCTTTTGGCCCTCCTCCTGCCCCGGCACCTCTTCGGTTTGGTCTTCCTCCTCCAGGGGGCCTACCTGGCCGCCTTGGGGCTTTCCACCACCACCTATCTCCTGAACCTGGCCCCACCCGAGGAGCGTAGCGCCTTCATTGGCCTGGCCAACACCGTGGCCGGGGCCTTCGCCTTCGCCACCGTCCTGGGAGGATGGGTGGCCGACAGCCTGGGGTTTTCTGGCCTCTTCCTCCTGGCAGCTTCTTTCTACGCCTGGGCCTTCTACGCCGGGAGAAAACTCCCCCACGAGGGGTAA
- a CDS encoding ABC transporter permease, producing MNLDAAFWIALFFSTLRQTTPLLLTALGGMFSERSGVVNIALEGIILFGALTAAVVVERVEHTLGPGPHPWLPWLGVLSAMLVGGLVALVHAVVSIKYRADQIISATAINLLALGAPSLVLTYFYGNATNSKEVANRLPLWGPEGFALSPLVYLAFLLVPVSWWVLFKTPFGLRLRAVGEHPEAADTLGINVFRMRYIGVVLSGVLAGLAGAYLAIGFLNQFVRGMSAGMGFIALAAMIFGKWHPLGILFATLLFGFASALAIQLQGTEILPAVLVQAFPYVVTVLVLAGFMGKSRPPAAVGRPYEK from the coding sequence ATGAACCTGGATGCCGCCTTTTGGATCGCCCTCTTCTTCTCCACCCTGCGCCAGACCACGCCCCTCTTGCTCACCGCCTTGGGGGGGATGTTCTCCGAAAGGAGCGGGGTAGTGAACATCGCCCTCGAGGGCATCATCCTCTTCGGAGCCCTCACCGCCGCGGTGGTGGTGGAGAGGGTGGAACACACCTTAGGCCCCGGCCCCCATCCCTGGCTTCCCTGGCTTGGGGTCCTAAGCGCCATGCTGGTGGGAGGGCTGGTGGCCCTGGTGCATGCGGTGGTCTCCATCAAATACCGGGCCGACCAGATCATCAGCGCCACCGCCATCAACCTCCTGGCCCTGGGAGCCCCCAGCCTGGTCCTCACCTACTTCTACGGCAACGCCACCAACTCCAAGGAGGTGGCAAACCGCCTGCCCCTTTGGGGGCCCGAGGGTTTTGCCCTTTCCCCCTTGGTCTACCTGGCCTTCCTCCTGGTGCCCGTGAGCTGGTGGGTCCTCTTTAAAACCCCCTTCGGCCTGCGCCTTAGGGCCGTGGGCGAGCATCCCGAAGCCGCCGACACCCTGGGAATCAACGTGTTCCGCATGCGCTACATCGGGGTGGTGCTCTCCGGGGTTTTGGCAGGCCTCGCCGGGGCCTACCTGGCCATCGGCTTCCTCAACCAGTTCGTGCGGGGCATGTCTGCGGGGATGGGGTTCATCGCCCTAGCGGCCATGATCTTCGGAAAGTGGCACCCCTTGGGCATCCTCTTCGCCACCTTGCTCTTTGGCTTCGCCAGCGCCCTGGCCATCCAGCTTCAGGGCACAGAGATCCTGCCCGCGGTCTTGGTGCAGGCCTTCCCCTACGTGGTCACCGTTCTGGTGCTGGCGGGCTTCATGGGCAAGAGCCGACCCCCGGCGGCAGTGGGAAGGCCCTACGAAAAGTGA
- a CDS encoding tetratricopeptide repeat protein, with product MLLLPSLGPFHILHPRYNAATVLALLEKAGAPVLYLASHSGESLREGLWREEDPLLFHLLPWAEAKGIPVVALDEEAHLREEAEAFRQALAQHPLGKPHLERMHAFDRELLQLLKTPLTPEVLGSQAFLDHLGQIYEGYAQAFGEGPATGFRARRMERVAEALRGREGVVVAELLDYLLLAKSFPEALPKAHEPTEKERQRALLDRAWQLREEDDWTGLLEGLFQIGDPEALYLAAQIYLAAGEWQEALSLMEEVFRMDFQHPGYLPGYVLARFGQLLDLAGERERALRAYRGVLALSWAPEEARAIALAGLRSPFRLP from the coding sequence ATGCTGCTTCTTCCTTCCCTTGGGCCCTTCCACATCCTGCATCCACGCTACAACGCCGCCACGGTGCTGGCCCTTTTGGAAAAGGCCGGTGCCCCCGTCCTCTACCTGGCCTCCCACTCGGGGGAAAGCCTGCGGGAAGGGCTTTGGCGGGAGGAGGATCCCCTTCTCTTTCACCTGCTTCCCTGGGCGGAGGCCAAGGGCATTCCCGTGGTGGCCCTGGACGAGGAGGCCCATCTAAGGGAGGAGGCCGAGGCCTTCCGTCAGGCCCTGGCCCAGCACCCCCTGGGGAAACCCCACCTGGAGCGGATGCACGCCTTTGACCGGGAGCTTTTGCAGCTGCTCAAGACCCCCCTTACCCCGGAGGTCTTGGGCTCGCAGGCCTTCCTGGACCATCTGGGCCAGATCTACGAGGGGTACGCCCAGGCCTTTGGGGAGGGTCCGGCCACGGGATTCCGGGCCCGCCGCATGGAAAGGGTGGCGGAGGCCTTGAGGGGCCGGGAAGGGGTGGTGGTGGCGGAGCTTCTGGACTATCTCCTTCTGGCCAAGAGCTTTCCCGAGGCCTTGCCCAAGGCCCATGAGCCCACGGAGAAGGAACGTCAGAGGGCCCTTTTGGACCGGGCCTGGCAGCTTAGGGAGGAAGACGACTGGACGGGGCTCTTGGAGGGGCTCTTCCAGATAGGGGATCCCGAAGCCCTGTACCTGGCGGCCCAGATCTACCTGGCGGCCGGGGAGTGGCAGGAGGCCTTAAGCCTTATGGAGGAGGTGTTCCGCATGGACTTCCAGCACCCCGGTTACCTGCCAGGGTACGTGCTGGCCCGCTTTGGCCAGCTTCTGGACCTGGCAGGGGAAAGGGAACGGGCCCTGAGGGCCTACCGGGGGGTTCTGGCCCTTTCCTGGGCCCCGGAGGAGGCCAGGGCCATCGCCTTGGCCGGGCTGAGGAGCCCTTTCCGGCTCCCTTAG
- the ubiE gene encoding bifunctional demethylmenaquinone methyltransferase/2-methoxy-6-polyprenyl-1,4-benzoquinol methylase UbiE, translating to MEVSPREKAERVRRMFAEIAPRYDLLNRLLSFGADLRWRRRAVALALEKNPRRILDLATGTGDLALMLKRKAPTAQVVGADFALPMLEIARRKARAQGLAVEFLEADALSLPFPQGSFEAITIAFGFRNFADYRKALFELRRVLAPGGRLVILEFPPPPRGVFGLVYRVYFQRLLPFLGGVVSGSFGAYRYLPESVEAFPPPETLKAMMEEAGFKVRYELLTFGVAAIHIGDLEAGSAR from the coding sequence GTGGAGGTTTCCCCCCGGGAAAAGGCCGAGCGGGTGCGGCGCATGTTTGCGGAGATCGCTCCCCGCTACGACCTCTTGAACCGGCTTCTTTCCTTTGGCGCCGATCTTCGCTGGCGCAGGCGGGCGGTGGCCCTGGCTTTGGAAAAAAATCCCCGGCGCATTCTGGACCTGGCCACGGGCACGGGGGATCTGGCCCTTATGTTGAAGAGGAAGGCGCCCACGGCTCAGGTGGTGGGGGCGGACTTCGCCCTGCCCATGCTGGAGATCGCCCGCAGGAAAGCCCGGGCGCAGGGCCTTGCGGTGGAGTTTCTGGAAGCCGATGCCCTGTCCCTTCCTTTCCCCCAAGGGAGCTTTGAGGCCATCACCATCGCCTTCGGTTTCCGCAACTTCGCCGACTACCGTAAGGCCCTTTTCGAACTCCGCCGGGTCCTGGCCCCGGGGGGGCGGCTGGTCATCCTGGAGTTTCCCCCGCCTCCCCGGGGGGTCTTTGGCCTGGTTTACCGGGTTTACTTCCAGCGGCTTCTCCCCTTCCTGGGGGGGGTGGTCTCGGGGAGCTTCGGGGCCTACCGCTACTTGCCGGAAAGCGTGGAGGCCTTTCCCCCGCCGGAAACCTTAAAGGCCATGATGGAGGAAGCGGGCTTCAAGGTGCGCTACGAACTCCTCACCTTCGGGGTGGCGGCCATCCACATCGGGGACCTCGAGGCCGGATCGGCCCGATAG
- a CDS encoding ABC transporter permease: MWKDRKRLGILVALGGGVLLLLWYLAPWAVPHRLFGGEGVLLSPFGHHLPQGTLPPGYRDGWLSWVFYPSLAWLALTLVLAWTPKPVRKLYLMGILGLGLFLLTHLLFQASVALVNAGAERPILRRYTLGLGSYATLAYSLYLLLLARLFSPGGLAFLVRRRGVVVPLFSLLLASLLGSLIVAVIKRAPGEAQTLREAWMLKLDLITYTYQLLYSPLVNPSGFLQSLLLATPLIFTGLSVALGFRGGLFNIGAPGQLILGGIAAMLVGVYLPGPRWLVLPLAILAAALAGGLWGALPGWLKARFGAHEVINTIMLNYIAASLFLFLISSNEYKFFGNTLYLPFKYPGYEARSHEIRPEARIPHWTELVAPGGELSFALPLALLLGLLGYFLVRKSLGHKVLFGLLGVVAGYVLGGLLPGPAVAFGPDLTSVRLNGAFLLALFALLFFHFYVFRTVGGYELRAMGLAPKAAEYGGVLAGRKMVLIMFLAGALAGLAATHYVLGGGIDEYRLKQSLPYSVGFDGIAVALMGQNTPLGVGLAAWLFGILLTGGLQVNLQLGISRELVAVLQALIVLFIAAGGFLPRYFTDPLRAAEVELKEESRKREEREETP; the protein is encoded by the coding sequence GTGTGGAAGGACCGTAAGCGCCTGGGAATCCTGGTGGCCCTGGGGGGAGGGGTTCTCCTCCTCCTCTGGTACCTGGCGCCCTGGGCGGTACCCCATCGCCTTTTTGGCGGCGAAGGCGTGCTTCTAAGCCCCTTCGGCCACCACCTCCCCCAAGGAACCCTGCCCCCGGGTTACCGGGATGGCTGGCTCTCTTGGGTCTTCTATCCCTCCTTAGCCTGGCTGGCCCTCACCCTGGTCCTAGCCTGGACTCCTAAGCCCGTCCGGAAGCTTTACCTCATGGGGATCCTGGGCCTAGGCCTCTTCCTCCTCACCCACCTTCTCTTCCAAGCCAGCGTGGCCCTGGTGAACGCGGGTGCGGAAAGGCCCATCCTCAGGCGGTACACCTTGGGGCTTGGCAGCTACGCCACCTTGGCCTATAGCCTCTACCTCCTCCTCCTGGCGCGGCTTTTCTCCCCTGGGGGGTTGGCCTTCCTGGTGCGCCGCCGGGGGGTGGTGGTGCCCCTTTTCTCCCTCCTCCTGGCCTCCTTGTTGGGCAGCCTCATCGTGGCGGTGATAAAGAGGGCACCGGGGGAAGCCCAGACCCTAAGGGAAGCCTGGATGCTGAAGCTGGACCTCATCACCTACACCTACCAGCTCCTCTATAGCCCCCTGGTGAACCCTTCGGGCTTCCTGCAGAGCCTCCTCCTGGCCACGCCCCTGATCTTCACCGGCCTCTCGGTGGCCCTGGGCTTCCGCGGGGGGCTTTTCAACATCGGGGCCCCGGGGCAGCTCATACTGGGGGGCATCGCCGCCATGCTGGTGGGGGTGTACCTGCCAGGGCCCAGGTGGCTGGTCCTGCCCCTGGCCATCCTGGCCGCCGCTTTGGCCGGGGGGCTATGGGGTGCCCTGCCCGGTTGGCTCAAGGCCCGCTTCGGGGCCCACGAGGTGATCAACACCATCATGCTGAACTACATCGCCGCAAGCCTCTTCCTCTTCCTCATCTCCTCCAACGAGTACAAGTTCTTCGGCAACACCCTGTACCTGCCCTTCAAGTACCCCGGGTACGAGGCCCGGAGCCACGAGATCCGCCCGGAGGCCCGCATCCCCCACTGGACCGAGCTGGTGGCCCCAGGGGGGGAGCTTTCCTTTGCCCTGCCCCTGGCCCTCCTCCTGGGGCTTTTAGGCTATTTCCTGGTCCGGAAGAGCCTAGGCCACAAGGTGCTCTTTGGCCTCCTGGGGGTGGTGGCGGGCTACGTGCTGGGCGGCCTCCTACCAGGGCCCGCGGTGGCCTTCGGCCCCGACCTCACCTCGGTGCGGCTCAACGGGGCCTTCCTTTTGGCCCTCTTCGCCCTCCTCTTCTTCCACTTCTACGTCTTCCGCACCGTGGGGGGGTATGAGCTTAGGGCCATGGGCCTGGCCCCCAAGGCGGCGGAGTACGGAGGGGTGCTGGCCGGGCGGAAGATGGTCCTCATCATGTTCCTGGCAGGGGCCTTGGCGGGTCTGGCCGCCACCCACTACGTGCTGGGCGGAGGGATTGACGAGTACCGCCTGAAGCAGTCCCTGCCCTACTCCGTGGGCTTTGACGGCATCGCCGTGGCCCTGATGGGCCAGAACACCCCCTTGGGGGTGGGCCTCGCCGCTTGGCTTTTCGGCATCCTCCTTACAGGGGGATTGCAGGTGAACCTGCAGCTCGGCATCAGCCGGGAACTGGTGGCGGTGCTTCAGGCCTTGATCGTTCTCTTCATCGCCGCAGGGGGCTTTTTGCCCCGCTACTTCACCGACCCCTTGCGGGCAGCCGAGGTGGAACTTAAGGAAGAAAGCCGAAAGCGAGAGGAAAGGGAGGAGACCCCATGA
- a CDS encoding DNA polymerase III subunit delta' — MALHPPDPWGIIGHEAVLELLPRLGASTLLFSGPEGVGRRLVARWYAWGLNRGFPPPALGEHPDLLEIGPPERGLKGRVEIRLEEVEPLFDWFATHPRERVKVAVLDAAHLLTEAAANALLKLLEEPPSYGRIVLIAPSRATLLPTLASRALEVAFAPVPEERLRSLTQDPELLAYAGGAPGRLLRALADPTAFRARMEKAREVGGASSWRRFTLLKELFADEEGIFALYAAFRHRPQALLALEAAREALERYVSPDLVLARLALDLET, encoded by the coding sequence ATGGCTCTACACCCGCCTGACCCTTGGGGAATAATCGGCCATGAGGCCGTCTTGGAGCTCCTGCCCCGGCTTGGGGCCTCCACCTTGCTCTTCTCGGGGCCGGAAGGGGTGGGGAGGCGCCTGGTGGCCCGCTGGTATGCCTGGGGACTGAACCGGGGGTTTCCTCCCCCCGCCTTGGGGGAGCATCCAGACCTTTTGGAGATAGGTCCGCCAGAGCGGGGTTTGAAGGGGCGGGTGGAGATCCGCCTCGAGGAGGTGGAACCCCTTTTCGACTGGTTCGCCACCCACCCCCGGGAGCGGGTCAAGGTGGCCGTCCTGGATGCCGCCCACCTCCTTACCGAGGCGGCGGCCAACGCCCTTTTGAAGCTTCTGGAGGAACCCCCCTCCTACGGGCGCATCGTCCTCATCGCCCCAAGCCGTGCCACCCTGCTTCCCACCTTGGCCAGCCGGGCCCTGGAGGTGGCCTTTGCCCCGGTGCCAGAGGAGCGGCTTCGCTCCTTGACCCAGGACCCGGAGCTTCTGGCTTACGCCGGCGGGGCTCCAGGCCGGCTCCTGAGGGCCCTGGCCGACCCCACTGCCTTTCGCGCCCGCATGGAGAAGGCCAGGGAGGTGGGTGGCGCCTCCTCCTGGCGGCGGTTTACCCTCCTGAAGGAGCTCTTCGCGGACGAGGAAGGGATTTTCGCGCTTTATGCTGCCTTCCGCCACCGCCCGCAGGCGCTTCTAGCCCTCGAGGCTGCCCGGGAAGCCCTGGAGCGGTATGTGAGCCCGGACCTCGTCCTAGCCCGATTGGCCTTAGACTTGGAAACATGA